A single Agromyces sp. CF514 DNA region contains:
- a CDS encoding SHOCT domain-containing protein, which produces MFATVWDWIWFSFWIFAYVAYLFILIYIAVDIFRSRDIGGWMKALWIVLLVFLPFLTGVVYLIVRGQGMAERSAGTRPDIVEYSDDEVRKVSFANPSDEIAKAAALRDQGIITAGEFDAIKAKALGEKY; this is translated from the coding sequence ATGTTCGCCACCGTATGGGACTGGATCTGGTTCAGCTTCTGGATCTTCGCCTACGTCGCCTACCTGTTCATCTTGATCTACATCGCCGTCGACATCTTCAGGTCGCGCGACATCGGCGGGTGGATGAAGGCGCTGTGGATCGTGCTGCTCGTCTTCCTGCCCTTCCTCACCGGCGTCGTCTACCTCATCGTGCGAGGGCAGGGCATGGCCGAGCGCTCGGCGGGCACCCGGCCCGACATCGTCGAGTACTCCGACGACGAGGTGCGCAAGGTGTCGTTCGCGAACCCGTCCGACGAGATCGCCAAGGCCGCAGCACTGCGTGACCAGGGCATCATCACCGCGGGCGAGTTCGACGCGATCAAGGCGAAGGCGCTCGGCGAGAAGTACTGA
- a CDS encoding alpha/beta fold hydrolase, protein MRGRRVGVIVAASVVALLGALVAVELIRVAGDAAEQPGLADFYEQPAGAADGEPGTLVRSEALEGVPAASEAWRIMYRSTDLHGDPIVVTGIVVTPLGPAPEGGRTVLAWGHPTTGTDASCAPSRAFDPFIGIEGLRLMLDRGYTVVATDYAGMGTDGPDSYLVSQTAARSALDAVRAAQHLDGAAAGDRVVLWGHSQGGQAVLVAAEQAPDYAPELTVAGVAAAAPAADLTALMGSHLDDISGVTIGSYAFPAFASVYGPTVPGAELADILTPAAVAASPEMNRLCLLTNLDRLHEIGQPLIGDFFAHDPTKTEPWATLLADNSAGQRAVEAPVYLAQGADDALVLPADTAKFVEHVRALGDDVTYEVVPLATHSTIAYLALPTLEGWLDSLD, encoded by the coding sequence GTGCGAGGGCGTCGAGTCGGCGTGATCGTCGCGGCATCCGTCGTCGCCCTGCTCGGCGCGCTCGTCGCCGTCGAGCTGATCCGCGTGGCGGGCGACGCGGCCGAGCAGCCGGGGCTCGCCGACTTCTACGAGCAGCCGGCCGGCGCCGCCGACGGCGAACCGGGCACCCTGGTGCGCAGCGAGGCGCTCGAGGGCGTGCCCGCGGCATCCGAGGCCTGGCGCATCATGTACCGCTCGACCGACCTGCACGGCGACCCGATCGTCGTGACGGGCATCGTGGTGACGCCCCTCGGGCCGGCGCCGGAGGGGGGCCGCACCGTGCTCGCGTGGGGGCATCCGACCACGGGAACGGATGCCTCGTGCGCGCCGTCGCGCGCCTTCGACCCGTTCATCGGCATCGAGGGCCTGCGGCTCATGCTCGACCGCGGCTACACCGTCGTCGCGACCGACTACGCCGGCATGGGCACCGACGGGCCAGACTCCTACCTCGTCTCGCAGACCGCGGCGCGGAGCGCGCTCGACGCCGTGCGCGCCGCGCAGCACCTCGACGGCGCCGCCGCGGGCGACCGCGTGGTGCTGTGGGGGCACTCGCAGGGCGGGCAGGCCGTGCTCGTCGCCGCCGAGCAGGCCCCCGACTACGCGCCGGAGCTCACCGTCGCGGGCGTCGCGGCCGCCGCGCCCGCCGCCGACCTGACGGCGCTCATGGGATCCCACCTCGACGACATCTCGGGCGTCACGATCGGCTCGTACGCCTTCCCGGCATTCGCCTCGGTGTACGGGCCGACCGTGCCGGGTGCCGAGCTCGCCGACATCCTCACGCCGGCCGCGGTGGCCGCGTCTCCCGAGATGAACCGGCTCTGCCTGCTGACGAACCTCGACCGGCTGCACGAGATCGGGCAGCCGCTCATCGGCGACTTCTTCGCACACGACCCGACGAAGACCGAGCCGTGGGCGACCCTGCTCGCGGACAACTCGGCCGGACAGCGCGCCGTCGAGGCGCCCGTGTACCTCGCGCAGGGCGCCGACGACGCGCTCGTGCTGCCGGCAGACACCGCGAAATTCGTCGAGCACGTGCGTGCACTGGGCGACGACGTCACCTACGAGGTCGTGCCGCTCGCGACCCACAGCACCATCGCCTACCTCGCGCTCCCGACGCTCGAGGGCTGGCTCGACTCGCTCGACTGA
- a CDS encoding sodium:proton antiporter — translation MELLIVAVLGLLGIAAAAVFGPRLGVAAPLLLVIVGLFASLLPFVPDVEIDPEWILAGVLPPLLYSASVSMPAMEFRREFSAIGGLSVGLVVVSSVLLGLLFVWLIPGIGLAAGIALGAIVSPTDAVATSIVKRIGVSPRIVTVLEGESLLNDATALVLLRSAIVAAGASVTFWDVLGDFVFAVVVALAIGYVVGKANLWVRERVVDPTANTVISFTVPFLAAVPSEALGASGLVAAVVAGLVTGRGALTRLSPQHRASDTQAWRTVELILEGAVFLVMGLEMSAIVADVQGGRSGIASGLLIAGFALLAVIAVRALYVLSTLSLQRSRARRGAEVRARLSAMQHRLDGVGRRQPPGSESGGIPQPASSPGVQGAGTRGVGRSTDRLAMFRTRIRRKVADIDYFTAEPLGWREGSVIVWAGMRGAVTLAAAQTLPSATPERSLLVFVAFVVAAASLIVQGSTLPMLVRWVKPALFDRAAADADREEIDDLLRDIARRVAAETAAQEAAGRASDATAEATAEEALAPAGTTPAEASVAVDDAGADRAEDARARTARGLRLRSRLRAIDEQRAELSRQRDEGRFSSTALTEALQTLDAVQISLELRLPSGDVSKT, via the coding sequence GTGGAACTGCTCATCGTGGCCGTGCTCGGACTGCTCGGCATCGCGGCCGCCGCCGTGTTCGGCCCGCGGCTCGGGGTCGCCGCACCGCTGCTGCTCGTGATCGTCGGCCTGTTCGCGAGCCTGCTGCCGTTCGTGCCCGACGTCGAGATCGACCCCGAGTGGATCCTCGCGGGGGTATTGCCGCCGCTGCTCTACTCGGCCTCGGTCTCGATGCCGGCGATGGAGTTCCGCCGGGAGTTCAGCGCCATCGGCGGGCTGTCGGTCGGACTCGTGGTCGTGAGCTCCGTGCTGCTCGGACTCCTCTTCGTGTGGCTGATCCCCGGCATCGGGCTCGCGGCCGGCATCGCGCTCGGTGCGATCGTGAGTCCGACCGATGCGGTCGCGACCTCGATCGTGAAGCGCATCGGGGTGAGCCCGCGCATCGTCACGGTGCTCGAGGGCGAGAGCCTGCTCAACGATGCGACCGCGCTCGTGCTGCTGCGGTCGGCGATCGTCGCGGCCGGGGCATCCGTCACCTTCTGGGACGTGCTGGGCGACTTCGTCTTCGCCGTGGTCGTGGCGCTCGCGATCGGCTACGTGGTCGGCAAGGCGAACCTCTGGGTGCGCGAGCGCGTCGTCGACCCGACCGCGAACACGGTCATCTCGTTCACGGTGCCCTTCCTCGCGGCGGTGCCGAGCGAGGCGCTCGGCGCGTCGGGCCTGGTCGCGGCCGTGGTCGCCGGCCTGGTCACCGGGCGCGGCGCGCTGACGCGGCTCTCGCCGCAGCACCGCGCATCGGACACGCAGGCCTGGCGCACCGTCGAACTGATCCTCGAGGGCGCGGTGTTCCTCGTGATGGGTCTCGAGATGTCGGCCATCGTGGCCGACGTGCAGGGCGGGCGCTCCGGTATCGCCTCCGGGCTCCTCATCGCCGGCTTCGCGCTGCTCGCGGTGATCGCGGTGCGCGCGCTCTACGTGCTGTCGACGCTGAGCCTGCAGCGGAGTCGAGCGCGGCGCGGCGCGGAGGTGCGTGCACGTCTCTCCGCCATGCAGCATCGGCTGGACGGCGTCGGCCGGCGGCAACCGCCCGGGTCCGAGTCCGGGGGAATCCCGCAGCCGGCCTCGTCGCCCGGCGTGCAGGGCGCCGGCACCCGGGGCGTCGGACGGTCCACCGATCGGCTCGCGATGTTCCGTACGAGGATCCGACGCAAGGTCGCCGACATCGACTACTTCACGGCCGAACCGCTCGGGTGGCGCGAGGGGAGCGTCATCGTCTGGGCGGGCATGCGCGGCGCCGTGACCCTCGCGGCCGCGCAGACGCTGCCCTCGGCGACGCCCGAGCGGTCGCTGCTCGTGTTCGTGGCGTTCGTGGTGGCCGCCGCCTCGCTCATCGTGCAGGGCAGCACGCTGCCGATGCTCGTGCGCTGGGTCAAGCCCGCGCTCTTCGACCGAGCGGCCGCCGACGCCGACCGCGAGGAGATCGACGACCTGCTGCGCGACATCGCACGGCGGGTGGCGGCCGAGACCGCCGCACAGGAGGCCGCCGGACGCGCCTCGGACGCAACCGCGGAAGCCACCGCCGAGGAGGCGCTCGCGCCTGCCGGAACGACCCCCGCCGAGGCATCCGTCGCCGTGGACGACGCGGGCGCTGACCGTGCCGAGGACGCGAGGGCGCGCACGGCGCGCGGTCTGCGTCTGCGGTCTCGGTTGCGCGCGATCGACGAGCAGCGCGCGGAACTCTCGCGTCAGCGCGATGAGGGTCGATTCAGCTCGACGGCGCTCACCGAGGCCCTGCAGACGTTGGACGCCGTGCAGATCAGCCTCGAATTGCGCCTTCCATCAGGCGATGTTTCCAAAACGTGA
- a CDS encoding NAD(P)/FAD-dependent oxidoreductase, with protein sequence MERFDTIVVGAGVAGLTTARLLAGAGRRVVVLEARDRVGGRVWTDRADGFVTDLGASWIHGVVDSPVAAAADAFGMRTVEFTVGGYQPDSRPIAYYGPDGARLSDAAARRFADDVHAVDATLLDVVAASAPDASYRDVTEAALVAQGWDEDRAQRVREYLEHRSEEQYGAWIEDLAAHGLDDDSIDGDEVVFPDGYDRLPDHLSAGLDIRLEHVVTEVRWSADGVLVTTDRGPFAADTSVVTVPVGVLKSPDFAIEPPLPEPVAGALGRLEMNAFEKVFLRFETKFWDDGVYAIRQQGPESRRWHSWYDLTALHGSPALLTFAAGPTGNETRAWSDEQLVDSVLAQLRRLYGDRVEQPTRVHRTDWQGDPFALGSYAYMTVGSTTADHDDLATPIGGVLHLAGEATWTDDPATVPAALLSGHRAASNVLGRELPIGDVWAGA encoded by the coding sequence ATGGAACGCTTCGACACGATCGTGGTCGGCGCCGGGGTCGCGGGGCTGACCACGGCACGACTACTCGCCGGCGCCGGGCGGCGCGTCGTGGTGCTCGAGGCGCGCGACCGCGTCGGCGGCAGGGTCTGGACCGATCGAGCCGACGGTTTCGTCACGGACCTCGGCGCCTCGTGGATCCACGGCGTCGTCGACAGTCCGGTCGCGGCGGCCGCCGACGCGTTCGGCATGCGAACCGTCGAGTTCACGGTCGGCGGCTACCAGCCCGACAGCAGGCCGATCGCGTACTACGGCCCCGACGGTGCACGGCTCTCGGATGCCGCGGCACGGCGTTTCGCCGATGACGTGCACGCCGTCGACGCCACCCTGCTCGACGTGGTCGCCGCCTCGGCGCCCGACGCGTCGTACCGCGACGTGACCGAGGCCGCGCTCGTCGCGCAGGGCTGGGACGAGGATCGCGCGCAGCGCGTGCGCGAGTACCTCGAGCACCGCTCCGAGGAGCAGTACGGCGCCTGGATCGAGGACCTCGCGGCGCACGGCCTCGACGACGACTCGATCGACGGCGACGAGGTCGTGTTCCCCGACGGCTACGACCGCCTGCCCGACCACCTCTCGGCGGGTCTCGACATCCGCCTGGAGCACGTCGTGACCGAGGTGCGCTGGTCGGCGGACGGCGTCCTCGTCACGACGGATCGAGGCCCGTTCGCGGCGGACACGTCGGTGGTGACCGTGCCCGTCGGCGTACTCAAGTCGCCGGACTTCGCGATCGAGCCGCCGCTGCCCGAGCCCGTGGCCGGCGCGCTCGGCCGACTCGAGATGAACGCGTTCGAGAAGGTCTTCCTGCGCTTCGAGACGAAGTTCTGGGATGACGGCGTCTACGCGATCCGGCAGCAGGGCCCCGAGAGCCGTCGCTGGCATTCGTGGTACGACCTCACCGCCCTGCACGGTTCGCCCGCCCTGCTGACGTTCGCCGCGGGCCCGACCGGCAACGAGACGCGCGCCTGGAGCGACGAGCAGTTGGTCGACTCGGTCCTCGCGCAGTTGCGGCGCCTCTACGGCGACCGCGTCGAGCAGCCGACCCGCGTGCACCGCACCGACTGGCAGGGCGACCCGTTCGCACTGGGCTCCTACGCGTACATGACCGTGGGCTCGACGACGGCCGACCACGATGATCTCGCGACGCCGATCGGCGGGGTGCTCCACCTCGCCGGCGAGGCGACCTGGACCGACGACCCGGCGACGGTGCCCGCCGCGCTCCTCTCCGGTCATCGGGCGGCGTCGAACGTGCTCGGCCGCGAACTCCCGATCGGCGACGTGTGGGCCGGCGCCTGA
- a CDS encoding PadR family transcriptional regulator: MSSSYPTGGFGAGFPTEGIWQAFEQLRSTFEKRAGSRVARGDVRAAVLALLAEQPMHGYQIIREIEERSGGTWKPSAGSVYPTLQLLADEGLISAEESNGRKTFSLTDAGRAAVDEAGGAAPWDPQSSGDGSGTGYSALPKAGFELAQAAAQVGRTGTPEQVQQAVAALDETRRRLYAILAQD, translated from the coding sequence ATGAGCAGCTCGTATCCCACCGGCGGATTCGGCGCAGGGTTCCCGACCGAGGGCATCTGGCAGGCCTTCGAGCAGTTGCGCTCGACATTCGAGAAGCGTGCGGGCAGCCGCGTCGCCCGGGGCGACGTGCGCGCCGCGGTGCTCGCGCTGCTCGCCGAGCAGCCGATGCACGGCTACCAGATCATCAGGGAGATCGAGGAGCGCAGCGGCGGCACCTGGAAGCCGAGCGCCGGCTCGGTGTACCCGACCCTCCAGCTGCTCGCCGACGAGGGCCTCATCAGCGCCGAGGAGTCGAACGGTCGCAAGACCTTCTCGCTCACCGACGCCGGACGGGCGGCGGTCGACGAGGCCGGCGGCGCCGCGCCGTGGGATCCGCAGAGCTCCGGCGACGGCAGCGGCACCGGGTACTCGGCCCTGCCCAAGGCCGGGTTCGAGCTCGCGCAGGCCGCCGCCCAGGTCGGCCGCACCGGAACCCCCGAGCAGGTGCAGCAGGCCGTGGCCGCGCTCGACGAGACGCGCCGACGGCTCTACGCGATCCTCGCCCAGGACTGA
- the msrA gene encoding peptide-methionine (S)-S-oxide reductase MsrA — MTNTETAILAGGCFWGMQDLIRKRPGIESTRVGYTGGTNAEPTYRNHPGHAEAIEIVYDPTVTSYRELLEFFFQVHDPSTLNRQGNDIGTSYRSAIFPQSLEQQEVALDTIADVDASGLWPAKVVTTIEEAAPFWEAEPEHQDYLEKYPNGYTCHYVRPGWKLPKRDAETVA; from the coding sequence ATGACGAACACCGAGACCGCGATCCTCGCCGGCGGCTGTTTCTGGGGCATGCAGGACCTGATCCGCAAGCGCCCGGGCATCGAGTCCACGCGCGTCGGATACACGGGCGGCACGAACGCCGAGCCGACGTACCGCAACCACCCGGGCCACGCCGAGGCGATCGAGATCGTCTACGACCCGACCGTGACGAGCTACCGCGAGCTGCTGGAGTTCTTCTTCCAGGTGCACGACCCGTCGACCCTGAACCGTCAGGGCAACGACATCGGCACGAGCTACCGGTCGGCGATCTTCCCGCAGAGCCTCGAGCAGCAGGAGGTCGCGCTCGACACGATCGCCGATGTCGACGCGTCGGGCCTCTGGCCGGCGAAGGTCGTCACCACGATCGAGGAGGCCGCCCCGTTCTGGGAGGCCGAGCCCGAGCACCAGGACTACCTCGAGAAGTACCCCAACGGCTACACGTGCCACTACGTGCGCCCGGGGTGGAAGCTGCCCAAGCGCGACGCCGAGACCGTCGCGTAG
- a CDS encoding AarF/ABC1/UbiB kinase family protein — MATDRRVRGDSTPGAGNTRARYRRILRFAGRNLAVIWWYELFLPRIGLASVAERTRSRRMRRFAQRFHALAVDLGGLMIKVGQFMSSRLDVLPPEITAELAGLQDEVPPVPFPAIRALAEAELGMPLDRAYASIDESPIAAASLGQAHRAVLGALDAADTGLSDVVVKVQRPGIDAIVDVDLAALRKVAGWLSHVRIVADRVNTHALVEEFAQTSLEEIDYLHEAANAERFAADFADDDRVAVPVIAWERTTRRVLTLEDVTAIKITDAAALAEAGIDPAEVAPVFAAVMFDQLFTNGFFHADPHPGNIFVTPVALPVTMGASAGDGPAEASAGPAWKLTFIDFGMMGEVPPGTRRGLRKLLIAAASRDGKGLVDAVRDVGVLLPSADTAELERAMTQLFARFGGMGFAELREVDPREFREFAVQFGDVVRSLPFQLPENFLLIIRAMSLTSGVCSALDPGFNLWDSIEPYATKLLKDERGNVVQDLAKQALETAGIAWRLPKRLDDLVTRVDEGSVVVTNPTLDRRVARLERTARRTVSAAIFAGLLVGGAVLRADEVVFGTVLMAASAVPLLHALFAGRWGR; from the coding sequence GTGGCCACCGATCGTCGGGTTCGAGGCGACTCGACACCCGGTGCCGGCAACACGCGCGCCCGCTACCGCCGCATCCTGCGGTTCGCGGGCCGCAACCTCGCCGTCATCTGGTGGTACGAGCTGTTCCTTCCCCGCATCGGGCTGGCGAGTGTCGCCGAGCGCACCCGATCCAGGCGGATGCGGCGCTTCGCCCAGCGCTTCCACGCGCTCGCCGTCGATCTCGGCGGGCTCATGATCAAGGTCGGGCAGTTCATGTCGTCGCGCCTCGACGTGCTGCCGCCAGAGATCACGGCCGAGCTCGCCGGCTTGCAGGACGAGGTGCCCCCGGTGCCGTTCCCGGCGATCCGCGCGCTCGCCGAGGCCGAGCTCGGCATGCCGCTCGACCGGGCGTACGCCTCGATCGACGAGTCGCCCATCGCGGCCGCATCGCTCGGGCAGGCCCACCGGGCGGTGCTCGGAGCACTCGACGCGGCCGACACCGGGCTCAGCGACGTGGTCGTCAAGGTGCAACGGCCGGGCATCGATGCGATCGTCGACGTCGACCTCGCGGCGCTGCGCAAGGTCGCCGGGTGGCTCAGCCACGTGCGGATCGTCGCCGATCGGGTGAACACGCACGCCCTCGTCGAGGAGTTCGCGCAGACGAGCCTCGAAGAGATCGACTACTTGCACGAGGCCGCGAACGCCGAGCGCTTCGCCGCCGACTTCGCCGACGACGACCGCGTCGCGGTGCCGGTCATCGCGTGGGAGCGCACGACCCGGCGCGTGCTCACGCTCGAAGACGTGACCGCCATCAAGATCACGGATGCCGCCGCGCTCGCCGAAGCCGGCATCGACCCCGCCGAGGTCGCTCCCGTGTTCGCGGCCGTCATGTTCGACCAGCTGTTCACGAACGGGTTCTTCCACGCCGACCCGCACCCGGGCAACATCTTCGTGACGCCCGTCGCCCTACCCGTCACGATGGGCGCGAGTGCGGGCGACGGCCCGGCCGAGGCATCCGCCGGGCCGGCCTGGAAGCTCACGTTCATCGACTTCGGCATGATGGGCGAGGTGCCGCCCGGCACCCGACGGGGCCTCCGCAAGCTGCTCATCGCGGCCGCCTCGCGCGACGGCAAGGGGCTCGTCGACGCGGTGCGCGACGTGGGCGTGCTGCTGCCGTCGGCCGACACCGCCGAGCTCGAGCGGGCGATGACGCAGTTGTTCGCCCGCTTCGGCGGCATGGGCTTCGCCGAGCTCCGCGAGGTGGACCCGCGCGAGTTCCGCGAGTTCGCGGTGCAGTTCGGCGACGTGGTGCGCTCGCTGCCGTTCCAGCTGCCCGAGAACTTCCTGCTCATCATCCGCGCGATGTCGCTCACGTCGGGCGTGTGCAGCGCGCTCGATCCGGGGTTCAACCTCTGGGACTCGATCGAGCCCTACGCGACGAAGCTCCTGAAGGACGAACGCGGCAACGTCGTGCAGGATCTCGCGAAGCAGGCGCTCGAGACGGCCGGCATCGCCTGGCGGCTGCCCAAGCGCCTCGACGACCTCGTCACGCGGGTCGACGAGGGGTCCGTCGTCGTCACGAACCCGACGCTCGACCGCCGGGTCGCCCGGCTGGAACGCACCGCGCGGCGCACGGTCTCGGCCGCGATCTTCGCCGGCCTCCTCGTCGGCGGCGCCGTGCTGCGCGCCGACGAGGTCGTGTTCGGCACGGTGCTCATGGCGGCTTCGGCGGTGCCGTTGCTGCACGCCCTGTTCGCGGGGCGCTGGGGGAGATGA
- a CDS encoding bile acid:sodium symporter family protein yields MSALTTIGLPVALGIIMFGLGLSLTLGDFARVLKQPKAVIIALLCQLVVLPVICFGLVLAFQLPPVLAVGMMMLAASPGGTTANLYSHLFRGDVALNISLTAVNSVLAVFTLPIITNLAILYFNPFDDQLGLQWSKTLEVFAIVLLPVALGMLVRRFAPTFADRMDKPVRIASVVILVVVIAGAVASNWALLVANFAQLALVTVVFCLISLTIGYLVPRWLRVGKRQAIASSFEIGIHNATLAIVIAQTVLLSTELSLPAAVYGVLMFFIAFGFGFLIRDRADAAAGARDDAAEERATV; encoded by the coding sequence ATGTCAGCGTTGACCACCATCGGCCTTCCCGTGGCCCTGGGCATCATCATGTTCGGTCTCGGGCTCAGTCTGACCCTCGGCGACTTCGCCAGGGTCCTGAAGCAGCCGAAGGCGGTGATCATCGCCCTGCTCTGCCAGCTCGTCGTGCTGCCCGTGATCTGCTTCGGCCTCGTGCTCGCGTTCCAGCTGCCGCCCGTGCTCGCCGTCGGCATGATGATGCTCGCGGCCTCGCCGGGCGGCACGACCGCGAACCTCTACAGCCACCTGTTCCGCGGCGACGTGGCCCTGAACATCTCGCTCACCGCCGTCAACTCGGTGCTGGCCGTGTTCACCCTGCCGATCATCACGAACCTCGCGATCCTGTACTTCAACCCGTTCGACGACCAGCTCGGCCTGCAGTGGTCGAAGACCCTCGAGGTGTTCGCCATCGTGCTGCTGCCGGTCGCCCTCGGCATGCTCGTGCGGCGCTTCGCGCCGACGTTCGCCGACCGCATGGACAAGCCCGTGCGCATCGCCTCGGTCGTGATCCTCGTGGTCGTCATCGCGGGGGCCGTGGCGTCGAACTGGGCGCTGCTCGTCGCGAACTTCGCCCAGCTGGCGCTCGTGACGGTCGTGTTCTGCCTCATCAGCCTGACGATCGGCTACCTCGTGCCGCGCTGGCTGCGGGTCGGCAAGCGGCAGGCCATCGCCTCCTCGTTCGAGATCGGCATCCACAACGCGACCCTCGCGATCGTGATCGCCCAGACGGTGCTGCTCTCGACCGAGCTGAGCCTGCCCGCCGCGGTCTACGGCGTGCTCATGTTCTTCATCGCGTTCGGCTTCGGGTTCCTCATCCGCGATCGAGCGGATGCCGCGGCCGGCGCCCGCGACGATGCGGCCGAGGAGCGGGCGACCGTCTGA
- a CDS encoding ABC transporter ATP-binding protein — translation MTGAASDQYHDALRPPVLRLDEVVFVREGRTILDRVSLTVEAGEHWALLGPNGAGKSTILGFCGAVTHPTSGSVEVLGGRLGRVELQALRREIGHVNPRHPLRSPLSVREVVLTGLTGTIETAMRWGASADETARADALIETLGLGGKADSVWPTLSQGERGRTLIARALVSEPRVLLLDEPSTGLDVAAREQLLETIDLLEQTHPEVASILVTHHLEELPSTTTHALLIAHGRVVVSGDAREVITSEHVTAAFEHPIDVEYRDGRWGARARRAVRAPRAPLPRQVGRR, via the coding sequence GTGACCGGCGCAGCCTCCGACCAGTACCACGATGCCCTTCGACCGCCCGTGCTCCGCCTCGACGAGGTCGTGTTCGTGCGCGAGGGCCGTACGATCCTCGACCGGGTGAGCCTCACCGTCGAGGCCGGGGAGCACTGGGCGCTGCTCGGCCCGAACGGCGCGGGCAAGAGCACGATCCTCGGGTTCTGCGGTGCGGTGACGCACCCGACGTCGGGGTCGGTCGAGGTGCTCGGCGGTCGGCTCGGACGCGTCGAACTGCAGGCGCTGCGACGTGAGATCGGGCATGTGAACCCGAGGCATCCGCTGCGCTCGCCGCTCTCGGTGCGCGAGGTCGTGCTCACCGGGTTGACGGGCACGATCGAGACCGCCATGCGCTGGGGGGCTTCGGCCGACGAGACCGCCCGTGCCGACGCGCTCATCGAGACGCTCGGCCTCGGCGGCAAGGCCGACTCCGTCTGGCCGACGCTGTCGCAGGGCGAGCGGGGCCGCACGCTGATCGCGAGGGCGCTCGTCTCGGAGCCGAGGGTGCTGCTGCTCGACGAGCCGTCGACCGGTCTCGACGTCGCGGCCCGCGAGCAGCTCCTCGAGACGATCGACCTGCTCGAGCAGACGCATCCCGAGGTCGCCTCGATCCTCGTCACGCACCACCTCGAGGAGCTCCCGAGCACGACGACGCACGCCCTGCTCATCGCGCACGGGCGCGTAGTCGTGAGCGGCGATGCACGAGAGGTCATCACGAGCGAGCACGTCACCGCCGCATTCGAGCATCCGATCGACGTCGAGTACCGCGACGGCCGCTGGGGTGCGCGGGCGCGACGAGCCGTGCGGGCTCCGCGCGCGCCTCTTCCGCGGCAGGTCGGGCGGCGATAG
- a CDS encoding flavin reductase family protein: MAVPDPNPLADSLPTDAAPPTLLEANAEAFKAAFRDHPAGVALITAMTPLGPVGLTASSVASVSAEPAALSFSVTRATGSAGGLLAAEAVVVHLLSAEQVEVARAFARSGAPRFTPDQGWSSLPTGEPWLAAAPVALRARIAHTLPVGGSALVVAEVLDVHLGERSPSLVYRDRRFHVLHDDSPQA; the protein is encoded by the coding sequence ATGGCCGTGCCCGATCCGAATCCCCTCGCAGACTCCCTGCCGACGGATGCCGCGCCGCCGACCCTCCTCGAGGCGAACGCCGAGGCCTTCAAGGCCGCGTTCCGCGACCACCCCGCCGGTGTGGCGCTCATCACGGCGATGACCCCGCTCGGACCCGTCGGGCTCACGGCCTCGAGCGTAGCCTCGGTGTCGGCCGAGCCTGCGGCGCTCTCGTTCTCGGTCACGCGCGCCACGGGTTCCGCCGGCGGCCTGCTCGCCGCGGAGGCCGTCGTCGTGCACCTGCTCTCGGCCGAGCAGGTCGAGGTCGCGCGCGCCTTCGCCCGCTCGGGCGCACCCCGCTTCACGCCCGACCAGGGCTGGTCGTCGCTGCCCACGGGCGAGCCGTGGCTCGCCGCCGCGCCCGTGGCGCTCCGCGCGCGCATCGCGCACACCCTGCCGGTCGGCGGCTCGGCCCTCGTCGTGGCCGAGGTGCTCGACGTGCACCTCGGCGAGCGTTCGCCGTCGCTCGTCTACCGCGACCGTCGCTTCCACGTGCTCCACGACGATTCGCCGCAGGCGTGA
- the msrB gene encoding peptide-methionine (R)-S-oxide reductase MsrB, which translates to MSNDYRSTPEAIARLTPLQRSVTQGDGTEPAFRNEYWDNHDEGIYVDVVSGQPLFSSTDKYDSRSGWPSFTKPLDATAVTEHVDRTLWMKRVEVRSSGADSHLGHVFDDGPADAGGLRYCMNSAALRFVPVAELEEQGYGDFLSLFTTTDGAAAASEKENAS; encoded by the coding sequence ATGTCGAACGACTACCGCAGCACTCCCGAGGCGATCGCCCGCCTCACGCCGCTGCAGCGCAGCGTCACCCAGGGCGACGGCACCGAGCCGGCATTCCGCAACGAGTACTGGGACAACCACGACGAGGGCATCTACGTCGACGTCGTGTCGGGCCAGCCGCTCTTCTCCTCGACCGACAAGTACGACAGCCGGTCGGGCTGGCCGAGCTTCACCAAGCCGCTCGACGCCACCGCCGTGACGGAGCATGTCGACCGCACGCTCTGGATGAAGCGCGTGGAGGTACGCTCGTCGGGTGCCGACAGCCACCTCGGCCACGTCTTCGACGACGGGCCCGCCGACGCCGGCGGACTCCGGTACTGCATGAACTCGGCGGCGCTGCGCTTCGTGCCCGTCGCCGAGCTCGAGGAGCAGGGCTACGGGGACTTCCTCAGCCTGTTCACGACGACGGATGGCGCGGCCGCGGCATCCGAGAAGGAGAACGCATCATGA